In Cumulibacter manganitolerans, the following are encoded in one genomic region:
- the secG gene encoding preprotein translocase subunit SecG, with protein MKLLFEIGLILTSLALIVLVLFHRGRGGGLSSMFGGSMSSQLSGSSVVEKNLNLLTVFCAVIWLACIVVLGLLYKP; from the coding sequence GTGAAGCTGCTCTTCGAGATCGGCCTGATTCTGACGAGCCTCGCGCTCATCGTTCTCGTCCTGTTCCATCGCGGGCGTGGCGGCGGCCTGTCGTCGATGTTCGGTGGATCGATGTCGTCGCAGCTGTCGGGCTCGTCGGTCGTGGAGAAGAACCTGAACCTGCTGACGGTGTTCTGCGCCGTCATCTGGCTGGCCTGCATCGTCGTCCTGGGGTTGCTCTACAAGCCTTGA